In Abyssibacter profundi, a single window of DNA contains:
- a CDS encoding carbohydrate kinase family protein has protein sequence MTAIICGSLAYDNIMVFPGRFSEEILPERVHALNVAFLVPEMRKQFGGCAANIAYALQQLGGSGKPMGTVGMDFGPYTERLTGLGIDQTYVKTVADAFTAQAFITTDLDDNQITAFHPGAMNFAHEQSIPAEATLGIVAPDGRDGMIQHATQFAEAKVPFIFDPGQGLPMFDGDDLKRFIEQATYVAVNDYEQAVMSERTGWQPAEIAEHVEALIVTRGAKGSEIYTGGDMLHIPCAQADAVVDPTGCGDAYRGGLLYGLQKGYDWSTTGRIASLMGAIKIAQNGPQNYRIDAADFAQRYQQNFGQPFPG, from the coding sequence ATGACCGCCATCATCTGCGGCTCGCTGGCCTACGACAACATCATGGTGTTTCCCGGCCGGTTCAGTGAGGAGATTCTTCCCGAGCGCGTCCACGCGTTGAACGTGGCGTTTCTGGTGCCCGAGATGCGCAAGCAGTTCGGTGGCTGTGCCGCGAACATTGCCTATGCCCTGCAGCAGCTGGGCGGCAGCGGCAAGCCCATGGGCACCGTCGGCATGGATTTCGGCCCCTACACCGAGCGGCTGACCGGTCTAGGCATCGACCAGACCTATGTGAAGACGGTTGCCGACGCGTTCACCGCCCAGGCGTTCATCACCACCGACCTGGACGACAATCAGATCACGGCCTTTCATCCGGGTGCGATGAACTTCGCTCATGAGCAGAGCATCCCGGCTGAAGCCACGCTGGGCATCGTCGCGCCCGATGGTCGTGACGGCATGATTCAACACGCCACGCAGTTTGCTGAAGCCAAGGTGCCGTTCATTTTTGATCCGGGCCAGGGTTTGCCCATGTTCGACGGAGACGACCTCAAGCGTTTCATCGAACAGGCAACCTATGTGGCGGTGAATGACTACGAGCAGGCCGTGATGAGCGAGCGCACCGGCTGGCAGCCGGCCGAGATCGCCGAGCATGTCGAGGCGCTCATCGTGACCCGTGGGGCCAAGGGCTCCGAGATCTACACCGGCGGCGACATGCTTCACATTCCCTGCGCCCAGGCAGATGCCGTGGTTGATCCCACCGGTTGTGGTGATGCCTATCGCGGCGGTCTGCTTTACGGCTTGCAAAAGGGCTACGACTGGTCGACCACAGGGCGGATCGCTTCCCTGATGGGCGCGATCAAGATTGCCCAGAACGGGCCGCAGAACTACCGCATCGATGCCGCGGACTTCGCGCAGCGTTACCAGCAGAACTTCGGACAGCCGTTTCCTGGCTAG
- a CDS encoding peptidoglycan DD-metalloendopeptidase family protein, with translation MSLQPAHWHPVLPPSVLAQPGLQLDLSGTNPALASVAVDDAEAFGQWIGQRIAAADCQWAIGGYGEHRGLYSMSPLFGDEGPARSVHLGVDCWLPAGTEVYATRDGRVHSTANNARFGDYGPTIILAHETASGPLHSLYGHLAPESLTLTRPGQTVSAGQHIGWLGEPRVNVGWPPHLHFQLIRDMGQYHGDFPGVCAAQDREQWLSRCPDPMPLFHAWCAKLCAPDLRKP, from the coding sequence ATGTCCCTACAGCCTGCCCACTGGCACCCCGTGCTGCCGCCAAGTGTCCTGGCGCAGCCAGGTCTACAACTGGACCTGTCCGGCACCAACCCCGCACTGGCGTCCGTCGCCGTGGACGACGCAGAAGCCTTCGGCCAATGGATTGGGCAGCGAATCGCCGCCGCAGACTGTCAATGGGCCATCGGCGGTTACGGTGAGCACCGGGGGCTATACAGCATGAGCCCCTTATTCGGCGATGAGGGCCCGGCGCGCTCGGTCCACCTAGGCGTCGACTGCTGGCTACCCGCCGGGACCGAGGTCTACGCGACACGGGACGGCCGGGTGCACAGTACCGCCAACAACGCCCGCTTTGGCGATTACGGCCCCACCATCATTTTGGCCCACGAAACGGCATCCGGACCGCTGCACTCACTCTACGGCCATCTGGCTCCCGAATCGCTGACACTGACCCGTCCAGGCCAGACCGTCAGTGCTGGCCAACACATCGGCTGGCTGGGCGAGCCGCGCGTCAACGTCGGCTGGCCGCCCCATCTGCACTTTCAGCTCATTCGCGACATGGGCCAGTATCACGGGGACTTTCCAGGCGTTTGCGCGGCTCAGGATCGTGAGCAGTGGTTGTCCCGCTGCCCCGATCCCATGCCGCTGTTTCATGCCTGGTGCGCCAAGCTCTGCGCACCGGACTTAAGGAAGCCCTAG